The following are encoded together in the Glycine soja cultivar W05 chromosome 5, ASM419377v2, whole genome shotgun sequence genome:
- the LOC114411727 gene encoding high mobility group nucleosome-binding domain-containing protein 5-like: protein MGSRRDEAPAINNTNVFAALGSLKKKKKPEKDQDQGPSKSKAQDNKKDVFWAPAPLTSKSWADVDDEDDDDYYATTAPPESVWAASPVTLNDAAAAAAAEESESELEGLDDADDDGEEEHENDLEVTEEAEPVLQKPPEQPVVTKEAERQLSKKELKKKGLEELEAVLAELGYTRKEPTGQEDDSNGAEKKEEDPKGAVEKKENATGESKNAKKKKKKEKSSKEQKESQDQLDGLDAGTGNATSETAETEKAEDASAIDVKERLKKVASMKKKKSSKEMDAAARAAANEAAARNARLAASKKKEKAHYNQQPVR, encoded by the exons ATGGGGAGCAGGAGGGACGAGGCGCCCGCCATAAACAACACCAACGTCTTCGCGGCGCTCGGCagcttgaagaagaagaagaagcccgAGAAGGACCAGGACCAGGGCCCGTCCAAGTCCAAGGCCCAGGACAACAAGAAGGACGTCTTTTGGGCCCCCGCGCCTCTCACCTCCAAGTCATGGGCCGATGTCGACGACGAAGATGACGACGACTACTACGCCACCACCGCTCCTCCTGAATCCGTTTGGGCTGCGTCTCCCGTCACTCTAAACGACGCCgccgctgctgctgctgctgag GAAAGTGAGAGTGAGTTggaaggtcttgatgatgcagatgatgatggTGAGGAAGAACATGAAAATGACTTAGAAGTGACAGAAGAAGCTGAGCCTGTTCTCCAGAAGCCTCCTGAACAACCAGTGGTTACAAAAGAAGCTGAAAGGCAACTTTCAAAGAaggaattaaagaaaaaggGGCTTGAAGAACTTGAAGCTGTTTTGGCTGAGCTAGGATACACACGAAAGGAACCCACTGGTCAAGAAGATGATTCCAATG gtgctgagaagaaagaagaggatccTAAGGGTGCTGTGGAGAAGAAGGAGAATGCTACTGGGGAAAGCAAAAATgctaaaaagaagaagaagaaggaaaaatcttCAAAGGAGCAGAAAGAATCACAAGACCAGCTTGATGGCTTGGATGCTGGAACTGGAAATGCAACTTCTGAAACTGCTGAAACGGAGAAGGCTGAGGATGCATCTGCAATTGATGTTAAAGAGAGGCTCAAGAAAGTTGCttcaatgaagaagaagaaatcaagcAAGGAGATGGATGCTGCTGCGCGTGCTGCTGCTAATGAGGCTGCTGCAAGGAATGCAAGGCTAGCTGCAtccaagaaaaaagagaaggcaCACTACAATCAACAGCCAGTGCGGTAA
- the LOC114411728 gene encoding uncharacterized protein LOC114411728 codes for MAQEKALRVRYLVAFLLVFFTMASCGSGVGVNWGTMATHKLPPNKVVKMLQENGFDKLKLFDAEEWIMAALMGTDIEVMLAIPNNMLEEMSRNPQVADSWVYENVTSYMYPGGLNIKAIATMASLTPGILLKMLQAMNTNTRVTGDHRSPLLQVIGIVPALAGSDLWSNQGFYLNLSDSVNSTYVLLSHPDTDLILSNRLQLGQFVHVDRFHFDSPLPSVSNLRPLAGRHPFLGTPEPLIARISPSTRHFLIQPLSDSELDPLSLLSLNNNNKSPIPNPNPNPNHNHEEHKQHHKDSSKERISRDPLAPRDNNLPPQRFSSPATAKRSQSAGRNKIVSTTAERDPSPAGKGKRSASPVPSKCVVPSLVSAREENRKVSREPAIIVPSRYRQPSPTGRKQPSSSPRRTSLSPGRRLSGGLKVSPLVADSSVKKKMATIVAGISKVSDALVGSKSARKNWDEQLPATPVEAGGSKSKVDAQAILRTQAAMSRRLSDVSGQKPGSNDSSSNEKTKAVSPQSCVLEDKSNFAAMGITIHEKKWTDGSVPLDAVSGNLARLGKEAMQRKILASTAAAEALEEANATECIIRNLSMFSDLCSVCQARNPLPTIDRFFTIYDDVLKSTAMVESVASRHNSETPDEGIPTKHSKSLSFWVEAALATDLQIVSLLTGTTVDPPSTLQKSLSKRQSLGAAKNLKVRSSPQSSLSTGVWTGGSGMKETVELGANLLSEMQMWFLRFVEESLDAGFKVFGECTADGKKALPLDGGSIAVVLSHLKRVNAWLDRVVSKGDDSLTEKIEKLKRKIYGFVIQHVGTTFDSSASSASS; via the exons ATGGCACAAGAAAAGGCACTTCGTGTTAGGTACCTAGTGGCATTCCTTCTTGTGTTCTTCACTATGGCCTCATGTGGCTCAGGTGTTGGAGTCAACTGGGGAAccatggcaactcacaagcttCCACCAAATAAGGTGGTCAAGATGCTTCAAGAAAACGGTTTTGATAAACTGAAGCTGTTTGATGCTGAAGAGTGGATTATGGCAGCACTGATGGGGACAGATATTGAAGTGATGCTAGCAATACCCAATAACATGTTGGAGGAGATGAGTAGGAATCCTCAGGTTGCAGATTCTTGGGTTTATGAAAATGTCACTAGTTACATGTACCCTGGTGGACTAAATATCAA AGCAATAGCAACAATGGCTTCCCTCACCCCAGGCATTCTGCTGAAAATGCTGCAGGCCATGAACACCAACACCCGCGTCACCGGCGACCACCGCTCCCCGCTCCTCCAGGTCATCGGCATCGTCCCCGCCCTCGCCGGCTCCGACCTCTGGTCCAACCAGGGCTTCTATTTAAACCTCTCCGACTCCGTCAACTCCACCTACGTCCTCCTCTCCCACCCCGACACCGACCTCATCCTCTCCAACCGCCTCCAGCTCGGCCAGTTCGTCCACGTCGACCGCTTCCACTTCGACTCCCCTCTCCCCTCCGTCTCCAACCTCCGCCCTCTCGCTGGCCGCCACCCCTTCCTCGGCACCCCGGAGCCCCTCATTGCTCGCATCTCCCCCTCCACCCGCCACTTCCTCATCCAACCCCTCTCAGACTCCGAACTAGACCCCCTCTCCCTCCTctccctcaacaacaacaacaaatccccaatccctaaccctaaccctaacccaaaCCATAACCATGAAGAGCataaacaacatcacaaagACAGCAGCAAAGAACGAATCTCCAGAGACCCTCTCGCGCCTCGCGACAACAACTTACCGCCGCAGAGATTCTCATCCCCGGCCACCGCCAAGAGATCGCAGTCGGCGGGAAGGAATAAGATTGTTTCCACCACGGCGGAGAGGGATCCATCACCGGCGGGGAAGGGGAAGAGGTCCGCGTCTCCGGTGCCGTCCAAGTGTGTGGTTCCGAGCCTCGTTTCGGCGCGCGAGGAAAACCGGAAGGTGTCGAGGGAGCCGGCGATTATCGTGCCGTCGAGGTACCGGCAGCCTTCTCCGACCGGGAGGAAGCAGCCGTCGTCGAGTCCGCGGCGGACATCACTTTCTCCCGGGAGGAGGTTGTCTGGGGGACTTAAGGTTTCGCCGCTGGTGGCGGACTCCTCCGTGAAGAAGAAGATGGCCACCATTGTCGCCGGAATCTCGAAGGTCTCCGATGCGCTGGTTGGGTCCAAGAGTGCCAGGAAGAATTGGGATGAGCAACTGCCGGCCACGCCTGTTGAAGCTGGTGGTTCTAAGAGTAAGGTTGATGCACAAGCAATTTTGCGTACTCAG GCTGCAATGTCAAGGCGGTTAAGTGATGTGAGTGGTCAAAAACCGGGTAGCAATGATTCTTCGAGCAATGAGAAAACTAAAGCTGTTTCTCCTCAAAGTTGTGTTCTTGAAGACAAATCCAATTTTGCAGCAATGGGTATCACCAttcatgagaagaaatggaCTGATGGAAGTGTTCCATTAGATGCTGTTTCTGGGAACCTTGCAAGGCTTGGAAAG GAAGCAATGCAAAGGAAGATCCTCGCTTCTACCGCTGCTGCTGAAGCATTAGAGGAGGCCAATGCTACTGAATGTATTATAAGAAATTTAAG CATGTTTTCAGACCTCTGCTCAGTTTGCCAGGCCAGGAATCCTTTGCCAACCATAGACAGATTCTTCACTATCTATGATGATGTTCTGAAATCAACTGCAATGGTTGAATCTGTTGCCAGCAGACATAATTCTGAGACACCTGATGAAGGCattccaacaaaacactcaaaaTCACTTTCTTTTTGGGTTGAAGCTGCGTTGGCCACTGATCTCCAGATAGTATCCCTTCTTACTGGCACAACCGTGGATCCTCCATCGACACTGCAAAAAAGCTTATCAAAAAGACAGTCTCTCGGTGCAGCTAAGAACCTTAAGGTTCGTTCATCACCACAGTCCAGTCTGAGTACTGGTGTGTGGACAGGAGGTAGTGGAATGAAAGAGACAGTGGAGCTTGGAGCAAATTTGCTGTCTGAAATGCAAATGTGGTTTCTACGTTTTGTGGAAGAGTCCCTTGATGCAGGATTCAAAGTGTTTGGAGAGTGTACAGCTGATGGGAAAAAAGCATTGCCCCTGGATGGTGGCTCCATTGCTGTTGTTTTGTCACACTTGAAGCGTGTAAATGCATGGCTGGACCGTGTGGTTTCCAAAGGGGATGACTCACTTACAGAAAAGATTGagaaattgaagagaaagatCTACGGATTTGTTATTCAGCATGTAGGAACAACTTTTGATAGTTCTGCTTCCTCTGCTTCATCATGA